DNA sequence from the Methanolobus sp. ZRKC5 genome:
GCCCACTATACGTTGAACGATAGCAAGGCCAACACCTGTCCCCTCAAACTCTTTTTCGTTATGAAGACGTTGGAATATTCCAAATAGTTTGTGACTGTAACGGGGATCAAAACCCACACCATTATCCCTGACATAATAAACATTCATACCGTCCTCAGTGTAAGTTCCGACATCAATTATGTTCTCTTCCCTGTGCATACTGTACTTCACAGCATTGGACAAAAGATTAATCCACAACTGCTTTATTAAAGTAGGGTCTGCAAAACAAACAGGAAGATCGGATACTGTAAACACAAAACTCTTTTCATTTTCGCTTGCTACAAGATCATTAAAGACCGACTTGACCATGGCATTCATATCAATGGCAACATGATTAATTTCATTCCTCCCAATCTTGGAAAGGGCCAGCAAGTCTGTGATGAGCTTATCCATCTTTTGAGTGTTTGTCCTGATCACATTGAACAGGCGCTCACCCTCTTCATCAAATTGGTCCTCATAGTCTTCCATTATTATCTTCGAAAAACCATCAATCGCTCTCAGGGGAGCACGCAGGTCATGGGATACAGAATAAGCGAATGCCTCAAGCTCCTTGTTAGCTTCCTCCAATTGGAATGTACGTTCTACAACACGTTGTTCAAGTTCAGCATTGAGCTTCCGAATTTCTTCCTCTGCCTGTTTACGTTTGTCGATGTCCTCTATCATGCCTATGAAGTACAAAGGTTTACCATCAGGAGAGTGCACCATCGTAACGGCTAAATTCACCCATACAGTCCTGCCATCCCTGCAAATGTACCTTTTCTCCATTGAATAGTCATTAATCTCTCCGGCAAGAACTTCTTCTACATAAGGAAGCTCTTTTTGGAGGTCCTCAGGATAGCTAATATCAGAAAAATTCATTTCAAGCAATTCTTGAGAATCATAACCTATGATATCACACAACCGCTGATTGACCTGAATGAAACCACCATCCATATTACATTGACAAACGCCTACTGCCGCTTGCTCAAAAGTGGCACGGAAACGCTCCTCACTTTCACGCAGTTTATCAGCGGCAAGTTTTCGCTCTGTGATATCTTGCATGGAACCGGTCAACTGTGCAACCTTGCCATCTTTCATGATTGTACGGGCAAGTGTGCGCACCCATTTGTGTATCCCTTTAGCTGATATAAGTTCCAGCTCAAGGTCATATGGTTCACCCTTTTCAATAGCATCGTGTATTGCTTTTTCGAGGATAACTTTTGAATCCAGAGAATAGAAACTCAATCCTATCTCTCTATTCGTTTCATCGTCAGGGTCAAGGTCATGAATATGGGCAACTTCAGGAGTCCATGTACCCTCGCCCGTGGAAACATCAAATTCCCAGCCACCAATCTTCGCGATGCTTCCTACTTCATTCAGCAGACGGTCCCTCTCATGAAGAGTTATCTCTATAGTCTTACGCTCAGTGATGTCCCTGAATATGGTAAGCTGCAGATTATCGTTGTCTGCTGTAATTATGTCACCGGAAACGAGAACATGTTTTTTTTCTTCGGCCTTTGTAATGACCTCAGCTTCAAAATTCCTTACAAACCCTTGATTCTGAAGCTGAGCGATATATTGCTCCCTTTTTGCAGGATCCAGCCAGAATTCTACATCTAGAGTGGTTCTACCAATAAGCTCTTCCCTGTCAAAGCCCATGTTCCTGAAGAAACTCTCGTTGACGTTGATAATTTTCTCATTGGATGTCGTCAATATCATGCCCTCCGGTACGGTGTTAAATATTCTGGAGAACATTTCCTCTGACTTTATAAGAGCTTCTTCAGCCTTTTTGCTTGCAGTTACGTCCCTCACACTAGCAAGAATACATTTTTGGTCGTTCAACATCAAAGGCCGGGCATTTATCTCTACCGGAAATTCGGTTTCATCCTTGCGGACATGGACCCACTGGAATTGCATACCATAATCAAGAATTTCTTTTATAGGTGAAACTGAATTGTCACGCAAATTTGGAGCTGACAGGTCACAGGCAACCATCTCCAATAATTCTTCCTTCGAATAGCCATAACGTTCCAAAGCAACATTATTGGCATCCAATATCTGTCCACTTTCATCAATTAAGAACAACGCATCAGAATTGTTATCAAACAATTGATGATAACGGTTTTGAGACTCGGTCAAAGAAAACGTACGTTCCTTTACTTTCTTTTTAAGAGAAGTAGCATAACTAAGAAGAACATAGGCCATTGCCTACAGAAGAAAAACAATAACAAGTCCGCTTTTTTTGAAAATATCCAATGGTTCTTCAATGGAAGCCGACCATCCCCCTACAGGAACAGCGGCGAGTTCCCATCCACCTTCAGGCAGGTCCACGAAATAGGTCATTGGAACCATCAGAAGCGTATCGTTGGAACCAACCAGAATCTGACCGGAGCCGTCACTTAGAACCATATTCAAGTTTTCAGATGAAGTATCCAATCCTGCTTCATGTAACAAAGGATGGACATCAAAAACAAGCACTGCCATCCCCCAGAGTGAATCGTTAAGGTAAACGGACTGTCGGAATACCATACCAAAGCCACCCTGTCGCAATTCATAAGGGCCACTGATTGCTACCTCTTGCGTCTGAATGGTTCTTTGTACATCAATACGAACCTGTGGACGCTCATCGTTGATCAGATCATCAAGGTTTCTTCCTACAACAGCCTCATTGCCTGAAACAGGATAGACATACACTTCAGTGAACGTTGGAAATAACTGAATTGACCTGACAACTGATGTACCGAAATACAAACCGGAGGCAAAACTTTCAAAATTTGCATCCAATTCATTTTCAGTAGGGTTTGCCTGAGCAAATGCTTCCAGTCCTTTAAGATGAGACAGATGCAGATTTACCTGATTTGTCAATGCAGCCCCATAAGAGATCAATTGCATTTCAACTTGAGCTTGCTGACCTTCCAACAAATGGTCCTGATATACAAGACTGGCCTGCCACCACACAAATAACAATAATACCAAAATTACTACTGCACCTAACAATGCTATGTGACTCTGGCCAATGCGTGACAAGACATCAGATATCTTATGAGGTTTCCCGGACATCACCATAATTGCGCCCCTCCGCCTACTTTCTCTTTTTACTTAGTCTTAAAATATCCATTTATCAGGAACCATCCAAATCAATATGGTTACAGAATTCCCCTGTCAATTGCATTAACCCAAAACAATGGATACGAGCATATATGCTTTATTACTTAGTTAATGAAATATTGAATGCTTTCATAAATAAATTTTTGGTTTAGTGAATAACAAAAACTATGATTACGATTTTGTATTTATTATATAAGAGCACAGATATGACAAAGAGACTGTAATAAACATCATAAGCAAATTTTTCCACTTGTCTTTAGTATTGATAATAACAGATAAATAGAGAAAACTGACAATAATAAGTTGTAATGATTTTTTGCGTCTTTATGCCGAGGTGACAGAGTGGCTAATGTGACCGCCTGCAAAGCGGTTTTTCGGGAGTTCGAATCTCTCCCTCGGCATCCTATATATAAGGAAGTTTTACTGTGACACTAAATGTTTACAATACATTAACGAGAAGTATAGAGGAATTTATCCCCTTTCACGGAAAAAAAGTGAATATGTATGTTTGCGGCCCCACAGTATATGACCACTGCCACCTGGGACATGCAAGAAGTTACGTTTCTTTTGATGTCATAAGAAAATATCTTATTTACAGAGGATATGATGTCAACTACATCTCCAACATAACAGATGTCGATGACAAGGTGATAAACAGGGCAAGAGAAACAGGCGAAGACCCCTTTGTGCTGTCCCGCAAGTTCACTGAATCCTTCATAGAGGACATGGAAACCCTCTCAGTGCTGGCTCCTGACACTCAGCCAAAGGTCACAGAACACATTCCCGAGATCATCGAAACTGTTGGAACATTAATAGAAAACGGTACAGCGTACGTGACCCACAAAGGCAATGTGTATTATGATCTGACAAAATCAATGGACAAGATAGGCATACTGAGCCATCAGACCGTGGAAGGACTTATGGAAGGCTCAGGGAACAGGATCGATGTGGAAAATGACAAGAGCTATCAGCTTGATTTCGTTCTCTGGAAATCTGCCTCTGAAAATGAACCCGGATGGGAAAGCCCGTGGGGGTGGGGACGCCCGGGATGGCACATCGAGTGTTCCTTCATGTCAATGAAATACGGTTCAGAGCAATTGGACATACACGGCGGCGGTATGGACCTTATTTTTCCGCATCATGAAGCGGAAATACATCAATCTGAAAGCTGCAGCGGAGAACATCCATTCAGCAAGTACTGGTTGCATAATGGGTTCCTGACCATCCATAAAGAAAAAATGTCGAAATCCCTTGGTAATTTCTTCACAATTAAAGAGGTGCTCAGTAAATTCTCCCCCGGAACTATAAGGTTCTTCATAGTCTATACACAATACAGAAGTACTATAGATTTCAGCGAGGAGACCCTGAAAGAAGCTGGCAGGGCAAGAAAGAGATTACTAAATACGATATCAAACGTAAAACATGCCCTGAAAAAAGCCCATGAAGATGGAAATGATAACGGACTTACGGATTTAATAAGTGAAACCAGGGATGCATTCATCAATTCCATGGATGATGATTTCAACACAAGAGAAGCAATTGGAAATCTTTTTGTGTTCTCTCGTAAGATAAATTCTATAATTACCAGTGAAAAACCAGGCCGCTTATCACTTGAAAAAATACTGGAATTCTATTCAGAGATCAACGAAGTACTTGGAATACTTACAGAGGATGAAAAACCAGCTTCCGAAGATGTTGCAAATGGTCTGTCAGAGGAAGATATTACGGAAATGATAGGACTCCGGGAAAAGGCACGTGAAGAAAAAGACTGGGCAAAATCCGATGCAATCCGGGATAACCTTAAGGAAAAAGGAATTTTTATCGAGGATAGGAAAGATGGTATCCGGTGGAAACGGATGTAAGACTTAAAGCAAAAGCATACGTTACAACCTCATATTGCAAGCATCTAATCATTTAGGATAAAAATCTATTTTTTGAGTTATTGATGGTAATGAAAGTTGATTATAGATCCAACACTTTTTTATCCTTGAGCGAGGCAGTGATCTTGTCCACAGCATCTCCTGCATTCTCTGCATAAATGTCGGCTCCGATATTGTAAGCCCACTCTTTAGTTACAGGTGCGCCGCCAACCATTGTTTTGACGTTGCGCCTGAAACCTGCCTCATTTAGTTCCTCCTCTATACGTCTCTGATTGATCATCGTAATGGTCATAAGTGCTGACGAAGCTACAACATCTGCTTTAACTTCCTTTGCCTTTATTACATAATTCTCTATAGGCACGTCCCTGCCAAGGTCCACGACATTATAACCTGCAATCTTGAGCGCTGTTACAACAATGTCCTTTCCTATGGAATGGATATCACCTTCAATTGTGCCTATAACAACTGTGCCTTTTGACTTGGGTTTAGAGCCCGTCCTGTCCAGTTCAGGTAACAGTATGTCAATTGCTGCCTGCATTGCATCAACCGCTGCACTAACATGAGGAAGGAATACTTTGCCTGCTGCAAACTGTTCACCCACAGCTGTCATTGCCGCTGTGAACCCTTCTTCAATGAGTTCGGAAGGGTCCATACCTGCATCAAGGGCTTCGGTAGCAATCTTTTTTGCTGCTTTATCATCAAATTCCATGACAGCTTTTTTTGCCTTGGCAATAATCTCTTGCTTTTTAAGCATTGGAATTTCCTTTTTACTCTAGTCTGCAACCTTCTTAATGAAAAAGAGGTGTAGAAACAATCAATAAAATTACTAGAAAGATAAGTTATATAGAATAAACTGAGTGCAATGTGTCTATTGCATATGAATGTAGAAAAGAGAAAGTAATATGCAATTATCCTTGCAATATTACAGCGTGCTTGTAATACTAGAGTTGAATATTGTACATCTCAGATTAGAAAAATACATCCCTTACAAGTTCAGAAGAGAAAATCGGTTTTTAGAATTCCAAACGCCTTTGCTTAGTACAGAGGAGTGTGGAGATGGAATTCTATAGAGGCCATTGGATGGATATAGACACTTTATGTTTAAGAAAGGACTATTCTTCAGCCCCGAATTCTAACTACATAAACTAATACAATGGACCTGATCATAACCTAATAACTGAATAAATGATTTCTCCGGGAAGATATGTTATGACTACTCACATGAAGGATTCACCCGGAGAAACTGTCGACTATCAATATTTGTGGCTCTTTGCCATCTCTACCATTGACTGGAGGTTCTCGGTTGGAGTCTTGCTCACAATACCGCATCCAGGTGCCAGCAGACCAATTCCTGCATCCAGAACCTTCTGTGACTCTTCCTTGATCTCCTCAGGTGTTCTGTTCCAGAGCATGTTAACAGGATCGAGGTTACCGACGATGACAGCATTTTTCACATTTCCGACAGCTGTTGCAGCATCTACGTTCTGGTCAACACTGATACCGTCCACACCACATGTTTCCATGACTCCAAGACCCTGGGTTGTGTCACCACAAACGTGCAGTACTGTTGGAACATTCAGCTCACGCATAGCATCACAGACCTTCTTGTGGAAAGGTACCACGAACTTCTCGTAGAACTCATTACCGATAAGCTGTGGACTTGCAGTTGGGTCTATGAGAACCATTGTGTCTGCACCGCTCTCTACCATCTTCTTTGCATATGCAACACTGAACTCAGTTGTGAATTCCATGAGCGCAAGACCAAATTCTTCCTTTGTCATAATAGCCATGAACCACTCGTCACCATTGATGTGCTGAGCAAGGGAGAAAGGACCGATCATACTACCCATAATAGGGAGTTCGTCTCCATATTTGTCTGCAAGGATCTTGATAGCATCACATACGACATTAATCCTGCCGTTGTCAAGTGTGTAGCCTTTGAGCTTTTCGATGTCTTCCATACTACTTACAACGTGACCAATCACGGATGGCTGCTGTACCTCTGTACCATCTTTGATCTCACAGCCAAAGAACTCAGCTTCTGCGGTGATATCGAAAGGCACGCGTACAGCTTCAAAGCCTACTACGGTGTGACCTGCTTCGGCAAGTGTTGCCATCTTTTGAGCGTCATAGTTTGCTTCAGGCCAGGCAGCGCCACAGGCTTCCATCTGATCTACAGTTCCGGTCTGAGTTACGGATACTGCAGGCATCCTGTCAACTGACTGACCGGTTAATGCACGTGCTAATCTTTCTTTTGGTGTATATTCTGTCATAGATAGGTGCTCCTATTATTGGTATTGATTTTCCATTCTGAATAGATAATTAGTATTGGAATTATGTAAAAGTTGTAATTGGTGAATACAATGAATCCCGTATCTGCACTCTTTGAAGACTCAATTGATTACAGATTCACATGCCTGCTGTGAATAAAAGTATTCAAAATCCACTTTATCGTACATGCCCTCTAACCAAATGAATAGCATTTTCATAAGCGTGAGACATTTCATGCATCTTGAATTCCCGTGACATCTTTAGCAACAATGATAGGTTTTCAAGTAATTCCTTAGATTCAATAAGAACCATTTTGATACTCCTTAGATAGGTTCTTTTTCATATTTGTGTACTTAGATTGAATATGTATTGAGAATCAGAGGGGGTACTTAGTACCCCTCTGAAAAATACTCTCATTAATCTCAGAACATTGCACTCATTTTTGCTACTGTATCTGTTGCATTCTCTCCGTAGATATCTGCACCGATCTTGGTTGCCCAGTCCTGCGTAACAGGAGCAACGCCAACCATTGTCTTAATAGATTCGCGAATGCCTGCTTCTTTAAGCTGTTCCTCTATCTGGATCTGGCTGACCATTGTAGTAGTCATAAGAGCTGAAGAAGCTACTACATCTGCACCGACTTCTTTTGCTTTTTCAACAGTAACTATTCAGCCTACCACAATTAGCCTATTGATACTGATTTAATCAAAACGGAGATGTTTGCTCACTAACAACCTAAGAATCAAAAAAGCAATCAATGGCAACAATCAAAATTAATGATCCTAATAAAATGTAGGTCTCAACTTTTTGTCAAGATTGCTATTGATAGTGTTTTTATCAGGCTGAATAGTTACTTTCAACATAGTTTTTGATAGCAACATCTCTTCCAAGGTTAATGACCTGGAATCCAGCTATCTTGAGCATTGTTGCGACGATATCCTTTCCTATTGAGTGAATGTCTCCCTCAATAGTACCGATGACGACCTTGCCCTTACTTTTTGTTTCTGAACCTCTCTTTTCAAGTTCAGGAGTAAGGACAGCTACACCAGCACTCATTGCTTCTGATGCTGCTATTACATGAGGAAGGAAAAGTGTACCTGCTTCAAATTGGTCCCCTACATTATTCATTGCAGCAGTGAAGCCATCATTGATGAGATCAACAGGATCAACATCTGCATCCAGAGATTCCTGTGCAACTGCTGCAGCTAATTCACCATCAAATTCCATAATCGCTTCTTTTGCTTTCGCAATAATTTCTTCTTTTGTTACCATAATATTGCCTCTTATTATCAATAAATTAATCAATTATTCTTCTGCTTCCTTTTCATCAACTTTTGCAACGACTGCCTTCATCTCTTTGAGAATATCAGCATCAATTGGCTTGACCTGATGATTCTCCAGTATGTCTGTTACTTTTTCATGTGCCACAGTTGCAAGGTCCTTAGAACCTGCTCTTTCCCAGTCTCCAGACATCTGCCTGTTAATAAGATCAGGATGTGAAGGTAGATTGATATTTTTCATCGTGCTTTTGTGAGCAAGGAAGTGACCACCAAATCCTGTATCCTTGATCGCATCATATGCGAGTGTGTCTTCTGTAATAGGAACACCGTTCCTGGATTTCATGATCATGCTTATGAAATCATTATCCATCACAAGCTGTTCAAGTGAAAAGGTCATACCGAGCTCAAGCATACCTGCACCATATATTACGCTGGCACCTGCATACGCAGGGATCATAGCAGTAATGGTTTTCTCATGCCCAGCCTGAGCATCAGGTATCTTGGCATCTCCCTACGAGCCTGCAACGATACATGGAAGATTATAGTACTGCGCCAGCTTTGCAGCTCCTGCGCTTATAACTCCAAGTTCCGGAGATCCAACAGGTGCTGATCCACCTTTTATGTCAAAAGTAGTTGTGGAACTGCCATAGAAAGTAGGATGTCCTGGCTTGAAAAGCTGGGTTAGAACCACACCAGCGAGGACTTCAGCATTATGAGTTACAAGTGTTCCTGCCAGATGTACAGGTGATGATGCTGCACTCATTGCCATACTCAGAACCATCATTGGCATACCATGCTTAGTAGCCTGGAGCGCCATTTCACAAATTACAAAATCCAGCTCAAGAGGACTTGTAGGACATCCACCCAGTGTGAACAAAGGTTTATTGAGAGCTGCTGCTTCGTCTCCGCCATAGAATGCCTTGGTCAACTCAAAATAATCTGGTACTTTGTCAAACTCCGGGTCCAGAAGAAGGTGTTTTGAAGTATTCTCCATAAGTGTAATTACTTCATGCATTGTCCTGGAAACCGGTTCACCAGCCAGATCCATTGCAGAGACAGGAGAACAAAGGAAACTGATGTTAGATGCCCAGTCTGCGATGGAAATGTTCTACGACCAATGATAATATCAATGGATAATTTTTTGCTGTTAGGGTTTTTCAAGCATAATGGGATCTACGGAAACAAAGAGCTGATGAGCTATGACAAAAAAGCTATTGACTGGGGTAGAGAGTTGTGTCAGCATTACATAAACATTTCAGAACCTGTTCAGTAGATATAAGAAAGGAAGAAGCAAAATGGAAACGTCGATAATTGATTCATTAATGCTATCTGAAAAAAGAAGAGACATAATGATCCTGCTGTCCATTGAATCAAAATCTCGTGATGAAATGGCAGAAGCTCTTGATATGCCCTGGCAATTACTAAAACAGCCAATTAAAGAATTAAAAAATGTAGGGATGATCTTTCAAAAAGAAAATGTGTATAGCTTATCAAATAACGGTCGACTGATGATAACTGCTTTGATGCCCTTATTGACAATGGTAGATGCATTCTCATCTGATATTGACTATTGGAAAAGCAGGGATTTGCAACCAATACCTCACCACCTCACAAAAAGAATGGGAGAGCTTGGAAAATCCAGCCTGAACACACTTTCACTAGACTACATGTTCGAACCACTCAAGCATTTTATAGAAAATGCAACTCAAACCAGATATTTGAATATTGTTCTTTCCCTTTTCGATCCGGAAGCCCCTTCACTTCTTAAGGAAATTGCCGACAAGGATATTGAAATATCACTGGTGTTTGAACGCAATACTTATGGTAAGATGAATGAGAATTTCAGGGATGAGCTTGATGAGCTTAATAACTATAAAAACATCAGTTTTTACTGCATAGATTCCGAGGTCAATCCTCCCGAAATAATCATCAATGATGGTGAAATGGCTATTATATTCTTCAATCAGAATGGCAAATACGACTATAGAGAACTGCTCAGTTCCGATGAAAATGCTATTGCGTGGGGAAGCGAGCTTTTCGAATATTACAAAGGTATCTCAAAGCCTTGTTCGAAAAATAATGCTATTACACCTAAACCGTGAAAAGCAGTAACTTTTCTTGAATGACTCTGCTGGCCAGATAAGATTGCAAATACAAATGTGTCTTGCAATACTATATATGCATGAATGTGCATATATGCAATTATATGCAAGAGAACAAAGCCAAGTTCTTCAAAGCACTGGGAGACAAAACCAGGCTTACTATCGTAGGATGTCTTTTGAAGCAGGACCGCTGTGCTTGTGACTTCTCTGCAACCACAGGAAAGGACCAGACCACTGTATCCCGGCATCTGAAAATACTCTGTGAAGCAGGCATCCTCAGATATGAAAAGGATGGAAGATACGTAATTTACAGCATAAAGGATGAGAATATGAAAGAAACACTTGAAAAATGCGGAGTCGAAAAAGTAGAATCGTGCTGTCCGGGAAGCGTAATGGATTCGGATACGAAGAAGAATATTGTGAAGAAAGGTTATAGTCAAATCGCATTGGGTGTTGCACAATGTGGATGCTGTGGAGACCTTACAAATGAACAAGTGGCAACATCCATCGGATATTCCACTGAAGAAACACAGTCATTTTCTGAAGCAAACCTTGGTATTGGATGCGGAAATCCAACAGCACTTGGCGAGATAAAAGAAGGTGATACTGTTCTTGACCTGGGTTCCGGAGCAGGATTTGACAGTTTTCTGGCTGTTGAGAAAGTAGGCGATAGCGGAAAAGTCATCGGTGTGGATATGACAGATGAAATGCTTGCAAAGGCCAGGAATAATGCCGAAAATTATGGATTTGAAAATGTAGAGTTCAGGAAAGGAGACATTGAAGAGCTGCCCGTTGAAAGTGATTCTATTGACGTCATCATAAGCAACTGTGTTATAAATCTGACACCTGACAAATCCCGGGTATTCAGGGAAGCATACAGAGTGCTCAGAAAAGGCGGCAGGATGTTCATATCTGATATGGTCCTGTCGAAGGATCTTACGGAAGAGGAAAAAAATAACGAAGAACTCATTTGTGCCTGTGTTGGTGGAGCTTTGCTAAAAGATGACTACCTGAGCAAAATAAAGCAAGCCGGATTCTCTATAAAAATAGTAGGAGAAGATACCGACATCAGTAAAAGGCAGTATTCAGGATACCCGGTTGAGAGCCTTAAACTGGAACTGATAAAAACGGATGTATAAGCAGTGAATAACAAACAGATTCCCGTTCTAAAAATCACAGCTGGTTTGGTCGCATGTCCAGCCTGTAAAAAAATCGGAGTTACTGTAAAGAATGTCACAGTCAGGCATATAGTCGAAAAAGAGCAGATGGAAAGAGTTGGAAAGGGAGATTACCATCTTTGCATGGACCCTGAATGTGATATTGCTTACTACGATGAGAAAGGTACTATTTTTGATAAGAGAGCTATCAAAGTTCCATTGTGGTTCAAGAAAGATGCAAGTCCCAAATATGCCTGCTACTGCAGCCGTATAACAGAGAATGATGTTATCAAAGCGGTCCTTGAACACGGAATGCAGGACATGGGAACCATTAGGAAATTCTATGACAAGGATGAAAAATGCCAGTGCAAAATAAAGAACCCAACAGGCAACTGCTGCACAAAAGCATTCAACAAAGCTATCCGCAAAGGTATCGAATCAAAAAACAGTTAAATGGCATGGATTTCCGTGCCTGAAATTTCTTTTTATCAGGGAATATTCTGAAAAATAACTAGTCAATATCTGTTTTTGATACGCTTTTAAGCCGGTTCACGCCATCGATCTCATCAATGACATCAACAACAGCTTCAGGAACAAGAACTCTCCAGTCCTCATCATTCAACATTCGTCTTCTGGTCTCGCTGCCGGAATAGCCTTCTCTCTGGTACATAGGGGGTTGCCTGACAATGATACCCGCTTCCTTGAAAAGACGTACAACAAGAGGGTTATTGGAATAAACAACATCAAAAGGCGGAGTCATAGAGATAATATGGGAGACCCACACAGCATTTCTTTGTAGGTCTTCTATAGGTATGGCGTAGTGCATCACATCAGCATCCTCAAGAGCATGCTTGATCATCATTACGCGCTCACCAGCAGTAAATGGATTCTTAGGCTCGTGGCTTTTCTGCGCACTGCCTATACCAATTACTACCTCATCCACATCCCGGGCAATATCATTTATGATTGAATAATGTCCGAGATGAAATGGTTGAAAGCGTCCGATATAGAACGCTCTTCTCATGTACATAGTTGATAACCATCAGTGGATGCCACATTCATTGAATGTGAACTTCTCACACACTTCCAAGTAGTGTCCTGAGTTGTTATCGTGTTTCATCTTTGCAAGTTTCTGCACCAGGTCGATTCCAGGTTTAGGATCTTCCATAATTTCAACCTTGTCTTTTATAAGATCAAAGACCTTTCTGCCTTCTTCTGTGCGTATAAGTACACTATTCCATCCTTCCGGTGCACCGACTGATCCAAGTGATATGTCAGCAGACACGGAAGTATAGTCACAGCAGTGGTGACATGGATTCCTTGCGTATGGAGCAACTTCAGGAATCTTTACAGAGTGTTCTTCGCCATCCTTTGTAATATTCCAAAACTTACCTTTATTGAAATTCATCTTGACGACATCTTCAAGGTTAAGTCCCATTACTTCAGGAACAATCTTCTCGGTCATGGTATCATGATGGAAACTCTCCATGCATAACAAACCGAGGATAACAACGATCTTGTCACTTGCATTCTCTGCAATAAGACGTGCACCGTGTGCCTGGCAGGGTACGCCAATAACACCTATCTTATCGTATTTCTCAAAAGGTTCCTTAAGGGCTGAAAGAACTGAATCATAGGTATACTTGGTACCTGTTGTCCTGTCAACATCCTCCGGCTTGGTCATAACTATAAGCTCAGTACCCCATTTATCATCCTTGGCAATACCGACAATACAATCTACCGTACCAGTTTCGAGCAAAGCCTTTGCA
Encoded proteins:
- a CDS encoding B12-binding domain-containing protein is translated as MLKKQEIIAKAKKAVMEFDDKAAKKIATEALDAGMDPSELIEEGFTAAMTAVGEQFAAGKVFLPHVSAAVDAMQAAIDILLPELDRTGSKPKSKGTVVIGTIEGDIHSIGKDIVVTALKIAGYNVVDLGRDVPIENYVIKAKEVKADVVASSALMTITMINQRRIEEELNEAGFRRNVKTMVGGAPVTKEWAYNIGADIYAENAGDAVDKITASLKDKKVLDL
- the mtbA gene encoding methylcobamide:CoM methyltransferase MtbA; the encoded protein is MTEYTPKERLARALTGQSVDRMPAVSVTQTGTVDQMEACGAAWPEANYDAQKMATLAEAGHTVVGFEAVRVPFDITAEAEFFGCEIKDGTEVQQPSVIGHVVSSMEDIEKLKGYTLDNGRINVVCDAIKILADKYGDELPIMGSMIGPFSLAQHINGDEWFMAIMTKEEFGLALMEFTTEFSVAYAKKMVESGADTMVLIDPTASPQLIGNEFYEKFVVPFHKKVCDAMRELNVPTVLHVCGDTTQGLGVMETCGVDGISVDQNVDAATAVGNVKNAVIVGNLDPVNMLWNRTPEEIKEESQKVLDAGIGLLAPGCGIVSKTPTENLQSMVEMAKSHKY
- a CDS encoding PAS domain S-box protein, which encodes MAYVLLSYATSLKKKVKERTFSLTESQNRYHQLFDNNSDALFLIDESGQILDANNVALERYGYSKEELLEMVACDLSAPNLRDNSVSPIKEILDYGMQFQWVHVRKDETEFPVEINARPLMLNDQKCILASVRDVTASKKAEEALIKSEEMFSRIFNTVPEGMILTTSNEKIINVNESFFRNMGFDREELIGRTTLDVEFWLDPAKREQYIAQLQNQGFVRNFEAEVITKAEEKKHVLVSGDIITADNDNLQLTIFRDITERKTIEITLHERDRLLNEVGSIAKIGGWEFDVSTGEGTWTPEVAHIHDLDPDDETNREIGLSFYSLDSKVILEKAIHDAIEKGEPYDLELELISAKGIHKWVRTLARTIMKDGKVAQLTGSMQDITERKLAADKLRESEERFRATFEQAAVGVCQCNMDGGFIQVNQRLCDIIGYDSQELLEMNFSDISYPEDLQKELPYVEEVLAGEINDYSMEKRYICRDGRTVWVNLAVTMVHSPDGKPLYFIGMIEDIDKRKQAEEEIRKLNAELEQRVVERTFQLEEANKELEAFAYSVSHDLRAPLRAIDGFSKIIMEDYEDQFDEEGERLFNVIRTNTQKMDKLITDLLALSKIGRNEINHVAIDMNAMVKSVFNDLVASENEKSFVFTVSDLPVCFADPTLIKQLWINLLSNAVKYSMHREENIIDVGTYTEDGMNVYYVRDNGVGFDPRYSHKLFGIFQRLHNEKEFEGTGVGLAIVQRIVGRHGGKVWAEGKVNEGATFYFSLPIGEDHVCGE
- a CDS encoding CHASE domain-containing protein — its product is MSGKPHKISDVLSRIGQSHIALLGAVVILVLLLFVWWQASLVYQDHLLEGQQAQVEMQLISYGAALTNQVNLHLSHLKGLEAFAQANPTENELDANFESFASGLYFGTSVVRSIQLFPTFTEVYVYPVSGNEAVVGRNLDDLINDERPQVRIDVQRTIQTQEVAISGPYELRQGGFGMVFRQSVYLNDSLWGMAVLVFDVHPLLHEAGLDTSSENLNMVLSDGSGQILVGSNDTLLMVPMTYFVDLPEGGWELAAVPVGGWSASIEEPLDIFKKSGLVIVFLL
- the cysS gene encoding cysteine--tRNA ligase, with protein sequence MTLNVYNTLTRSIEEFIPFHGKKVNMYVCGPTVYDHCHLGHARSYVSFDVIRKYLIYRGYDVNYISNITDVDDKVINRARETGEDPFVLSRKFTESFIEDMETLSVLAPDTQPKVTEHIPEIIETVGTLIENGTAYVTHKGNVYYDLTKSMDKIGILSHQTVEGLMEGSGNRIDVENDKSYQLDFVLWKSASENEPGWESPWGWGRPGWHIECSFMSMKYGSEQLDIHGGGMDLIFPHHEAEIHQSESCSGEHPFSKYWLHNGFLTIHKEKMSKSLGNFFTIKEVLSKFSPGTIRFFIVYTQYRSTIDFSEETLKEAGRARKRLLNTISNVKHALKKAHEDGNDNGLTDLISETRDAFINSMDDDFNTREAIGNLFVFSRKINSIITSEKPGRLSLEKILEFYSEINEVLGILTEDEKPASEDVANGLSEEDITEMIGLREKAREEKDWAKSDAIRDNLKEKGIFIEDRKDGIRWKRM